One Candidatus Hydrogenedentota bacterium DNA segment encodes these proteins:
- a CDS encoding glycerophosphodiester phosphodiesterase family protein, with protein sequence MRARLLPCALALAAAALTVWAADPCPRLERPPRQGGVHVIAHRGAHAGIPENTISAYEKAIELGADFVEVDLRTTKDGRIVSMHNDTVDSYAKGAKGKVADFTLAELKALDIGSRVGPEWAETRIPTFEEILEVCRGRIGIYVDLKAADPAVVAGMLRKAGMAEDAVWYAGAGQLRKLRDACAECLPMPDPGDEKNLPRVVSLLSPSVVASSWDNLTPGLVARTHEAGALLFVDDGGPETWEKMLSMGVDGIQTDEVEDLVALLRQRGR encoded by the coding sequence ATGCGGGCCCGCCTCCTGCCCTGCGCGCTGGCGCTTGCGGCCGCCGCGCTGACCGTTTGGGCGGCGGACCCCTGCCCCCGGCTGGAGCGTCCCCCCCGCCAGGGGGGCGTGCATGTCATCGCCCACCGGGGGGCGCACGCCGGGATTCCCGAGAACACGATTTCGGCCTACGAGAAGGCCATCGAGTTGGGCGCGGATTTTGTCGAGGTGGACCTGCGGACCACCAAGGACGGCCGCATCGTCAGCATGCACAACGACACGGTGGATTCCTATGCAAAAGGCGCCAAAGGGAAGGTGGCCGACTTCACGCTGGCGGAGCTGAAGGCCCTGGACATCGGAAGCCGCGTCGGCCCGGAGTGGGCGGAGACCCGCATCCCCACGTTCGAGGAGATTCTGGAAGTCTGCCGGGGGCGCATCGGGATTTATGTGGACCTCAAGGCCGCGGACCCCGCCGTGGTGGCCGGCATGCTCAGGAAGGCGGGCATGGCGGAGGACGCCGTCTGGTATGCCGGGGCCGGGCAGCTCCGCAAGCTCCGGGACGCCTGCGCGGAGTGCCTGCCCATGCCCGACCCGGGCGACGAGAAGAACCTGCCGCGGGTCGTGTCCCTCCTCTCCCCTTCCGTGGTCGCCTCCTCCTGGGACAACCTCACCCCGGGACTGGTTGCGCGGACCCATGAGGCGGGCGCGCTGCTGTTTGTGGACGACGGCGGCCCGGAGACCTGGGAGAAAATGCTCTCCATGGGCGTGGACGGCATCCAGACCGACGAGGTGGAGGACTTGGTGGCGCTGCTCCGGCAGCGCGGCCGGTGA
- the folE gene encoding GTP cyclohydrolase I FolE gives MNLERVSQLMRELLVEIGEDPGREGLLKTPMRYAKALQFLTSGYGQRMEDVINNAVFQAESNNMIISRDIEMYSLCEHHMLPFFGRAHVGYIARKKVIGLSKIARIVDFYARRLQIQERLTAQIARAVMDHTQAEGVGVVLECRHLCSMMRGVEKQNSVMTTSTVLGSFHDDEITRHEFMQLLNRDVRY, from the coding sequence ATGAATCTTGAACGGGTTTCCCAGTTGATGCGGGAATTGCTGGTGGAGATCGGGGAGGATCCCGGGCGCGAGGGGCTGCTGAAGACCCCGATGCGCTACGCGAAGGCCCTGCAGTTTCTCACGTCGGGCTACGGGCAGCGCATGGAGGATGTGATCAACAACGCCGTCTTCCAGGCCGAGTCCAACAACATGATCATTTCGCGGGACATCGAAATGTACAGTCTCTGCGAGCACCATATGCTGCCCTTCTTCGGGCGGGCGCATGTCGGGTACATCGCGCGCAAGAAGGTGATCGGCCTGAGCAAGATCGCCCGGATCGTGGACTTCTACGCCCGCCGCCTCCAGATCCAGGAGCGGCTCACGGCCCAGATTGCCCGCGCGGTCATGGACCACACCCAGGCTGAGGGCGTCGGCGTGGTGCTGGAATGCCGCCACCTGTGCTCCATGATGCGCGGCGTGGAAAAGCAGAACTCCGTCATGACCACCTCCACCGTCCTGGGCAGCTTCCACGACGACGAGATCACGCGGCACGAGTTCATGCAGCTCCTCAACCGCGACGTGAGGTACTAA
- the folK gene encoding 2-amino-4-hydroxy-6-hydroxymethyldihydropteridine diphosphokinase has product MERCLVGVGSNIDPEENIAEGLLLLGRRVRIVAVSPFYVTAPIGRPEQPDYLNGVVVVEHGDGPAALRDEILRPVEAARGRERTADAYAARTLDLDVLLYGDRACPGAGMVLPDPHLWERPFLAAAALELDPDLAVPGTGRLLRGLADPDAVAACRRADAFSERIREMVER; this is encoded by the coding sequence ATGGAGCGCTGCCTCGTCGGGGTCGGATCCAACATAGACCCCGAGGAGAACATTGCGGAGGGCCTGCTTCTGCTGGGGCGCCGGGTCCGCATTGTTGCGGTCTCCCCTTTCTACGTCACCGCGCCCATCGGGCGGCCGGAACAGCCGGACTATTTGAACGGCGTCGTTGTGGTGGAGCACGGGGACGGCCCCGCCGCGCTCAGGGATGAAATCCTGCGTCCGGTGGAGGCGGCCAGGGGGCGCGAGCGCACGGCGGACGCCTATGCCGCCCGCACGCTCGACCTTGATGTGCTATTGTATGGGGATCGTGCGTGCCCGGGGGCCGGCATGGTCCTGCCGGACCCGCACCTCTGGGAGCGCCCCTTTCTGGCGGCTGCGGCGCTGGAGCTGGACCCAGACCTCGCTGTTCCGGGCACGGGCCGCCTTCTTCGCGGCCTTGCGGACCCGGACGCCGTCGCGGCGTGCCGCAGGGCGGACGCATTTTCCGAACGAATCAGGGAGATGGTTGAACGATGA
- the folB gene encoding dihydroneopterin aldolase, with product MTERRLDRIHIRDLQVRCIVGIFPEERVARQDVIFNITLHADYRAACASDDIRDTVDYKQVKKRVVAMAEESEFLLVERLAEEAARLCLEDPRVERVEVTVDKPGALRFARSVAVEISRTRADLGRA from the coding sequence ATGACTGAGCGGCGGCTGGACAGGATACATATCCGCGACCTCCAGGTGCGGTGCATTGTGGGGATTTTCCCCGAGGAGCGCGTGGCGCGGCAGGATGTGATTTTCAACATCACGCTTCACGCGGACTACCGGGCGGCCTGCGCCTCCGACGACATCCGGGACACGGTGGACTACAAGCAGGTCAAGAAACGGGTGGTCGCCATGGCGGAGGAGTCGGAGTTCCTGCTGGTCGAGCGGCTCGCCGAGGAGGCGGCCCGCCTCTGCCTGGAGGATCCCCGCGTGGAGCGCGTCGAGGTGACGGTGGACAAGCCGGGCGCCCTGCGCTTCGCCCGCAGCGTCGCCGTGGAGATTTCCCGCACCCGCGCCGATCTGGGACGGGCCTGA
- a CDS encoding SDR family oxidoreductase, with protein MTPARTLEGRRALVTGAGRRLGRDIARALAAEGASLVLHCRNSDRETRELEAELGSGGTAVAVLKADLSDPLQGEALVDRAVAEAGPLDILVNSASLFEEETLDGMSAASVHRHVDINALAPFHASRAFARQGRAGVIVNLLDTMIRDYDRKHLPYHLSKRMLFTLTRDMAVEYAPLVRVNAVAPGLVLPPEGKDESYLRALAHTNPLNAHGRGGDVARAVLFLVASPFVTGQVIYVDGGRHLRGAMYD; from the coding sequence ATGACGCCGGCGCGGACACTGGAGGGACGCAGGGCGCTGGTGACCGGCGCGGGCAGGCGCCTCGGCCGGGACATCGCCCGCGCCCTCGCTGCGGAGGGGGCCTCTTTGGTCCTCCATTGCCGAAACTCGGACAGGGAAACCCGCGAACTTGAGGCGGAGCTGGGGTCCGGCGGTACGGCGGTGGCAGTGCTTAAGGCCGATCTCTCGGACCCCCTCCAGGGCGAGGCGCTGGTGGACCGGGCGGTCGCGGAGGCCGGTCCGCTGGACATTCTGGTCAACAGCGCCTCCCTTTTCGAGGAGGAGACGCTCGACGGGATGTCCGCCGCGTCCGTCCACCGGCACGTGGACATCAACGCCCTCGCCCCCTTTCACGCGTCGCGCGCCTTCGCGCGGCAGGGGCGCGCCGGGGTGATTGTCAACCTGCTGGACACGATGATCCGGGACTACGACCGCAAGCACCTGCCCTACCACCTTTCCAAGCGGATGCTTTTCACCCTGACGCGCGACATGGCGGTGGAGTACGCGCCGCTGGTGCGCGTGAACGCCGTGGCGCCGGGGCTGGTGCTTCCCCCGGAGGGAAAGGACGAGTCCTATCTGCGCGCCCTCGCGCACACCAACCCGCTGAACGCGCACGGGCGCGGCGGGGATGTCGCGCGCGCGGTGCTGTTTCTTGTGGCGAGTCCCTTTGTCACGGGGCAGGTCATCTATGTGGACGGCGGAAGACACCTGAGGGGGGCAATGTATGACTGA
- a CDS encoding PDZ domain-containing protein: MTTHPLRRFSRMVYCMAALFAAVSTAGLAQAPSEEPGLAGTIKEAVGRVKPALVRIHVVDTYYNDGRELKNESSGSGAIIREDGHIITNHHVAGHAKHLKCTFADKTEMEAELVGTDPMTDIAVIRLKGAGDRKFPVVPFGDSSLMRMGDHVLAMGSPLSLSQSVTLGIVSNSEVIMPAWMDGGLSQDGENVGALVRWIGHDADIFPGNSGGPLVNLQGEVIGINEIKMGLGGAIPGNLAREVAEALIATGSVARAWLGLELQPRLKSDTRGTGALVATVVKDSPAEAAGFQPGDRLISLAGTPVDVRFPEQLPDFNRLAAGLAVGAPVAAVVERADAPVELTVTPVPREPYEPKQFEQTQWGITVRDISFMKAREMKRKDSDGVLVTSVRPGGPSSEAKPPLEWEDVLVSIGGAPVKSVKEFMEATEALTKDQTAPIPVLAEFDRKTERLVTVVKVGVRELMDPGREAQKAWLPVETQVLTKDIADSLGVAGRKGFRVTFVYPEAGDTLRPGDLIFSVDGQALTASNPEDSSELETLIRQYSIGGTAELEVRRDGAEVKVPAVLARSPKTAKEMKRYTNETFEFTVRDITLRDRTTERWADTQEGVLVEQVQPGGWAALGTLQPGDLIVEMNGAPSKDVDTAKEIMKGVEEQAQRSLVFKVVRGIRTLFLEMEPRWEKAPEKKAGE, encoded by the coding sequence ATGACCACCCACCCCCTCCGGCGCTTTTCGCGAATGGTTTACTGCATGGCCGCGCTGTTTGCGGCGGTGTCCACCGCCGGCCTCGCTCAGGCCCCCTCGGAGGAGCCGGGACTTGCGGGAACCATCAAGGAGGCCGTGGGCCGGGTGAAGCCGGCGCTGGTGCGCATCCATGTGGTGGACACCTACTACAACGACGGCAGGGAGCTGAAGAACGAGTCCTCCGGCAGCGGCGCGATCATCCGCGAGGACGGCCACATCATCACCAACCACCATGTGGCCGGGCATGCGAAGCACCTCAAGTGCACCTTTGCGGACAAGACGGAGATGGAGGCCGAGCTGGTGGGCACGGACCCGATGACCGACATTGCGGTGATCAGGCTGAAGGGCGCGGGGGACCGCAAGTTTCCGGTGGTGCCCTTCGGCGACTCGTCGCTCATGCGGATGGGCGACCATGTGCTTGCCATGGGCAGCCCGCTCTCCCTCTCGCAGTCCGTGACGCTGGGCATTGTCAGCAACAGCGAGGTGATCATGCCCGCGTGGATGGACGGCGGCCTTTCCCAGGACGGGGAGAACGTCGGCGCGCTGGTCCGGTGGATCGGCCACGACGCGGACATCTTCCCCGGAAACAGCGGCGGCCCGCTGGTCAATCTCCAGGGCGAGGTGATCGGCATCAACGAGATCAAGATGGGGCTGGGCGGCGCGATTCCCGGCAACCTTGCGCGCGAGGTGGCCGAGGCGCTGATCGCGACGGGGAGCGTCGCGCGGGCCTGGCTGGGCCTTGAGCTGCAGCCGCGCCTCAAGTCGGACACGCGGGGGACCGGCGCCCTGGTCGCCACGGTGGTGAAGGACTCGCCGGCCGAGGCGGCGGGGTTCCAGCCGGGGGACCGCCTGATCTCCCTGGCGGGCACCCCGGTGGATGTCCGGTTTCCGGAACAGCTTCCCGATTTCAACCGTCTGGCCGCCGGCCTGGCGGTGGGCGCCCCCGTGGCCGCGGTGGTCGAGCGCGCGGACGCCCCCGTTGAATTGACGGTGACCCCCGTCCCGCGGGAGCCCTACGAGCCGAAACAGTTCGAGCAGACGCAGTGGGGAATCACGGTCCGGGACATCTCGTTCATGAAGGCCCGGGAAATGAAGCGGAAGGACTCCGACGGCGTGCTCGTGACGTCTGTGCGGCCGGGCGGCCCCTCCTCGGAAGCGAAGCCCCCCCTGGAATGGGAGGACGTGCTCGTTTCCATCGGGGGCGCGCCGGTGAAAAGCGTCAAGGAATTCATGGAGGCCACGGAGGCCCTCACAAAGGACCAGACGGCCCCGATTCCCGTGCTGGCCGAGTTTGACCGGAAGACCGAGCGGCTGGTGACAGTGGTGAAGGTGGGGGTGCGCGAGCTGATGGACCCCGGCCGCGAGGCCCAGAAGGCGTGGCTTCCCGTGGAGACGCAGGTGCTGACCAAGGACATCGCCGACTCCCTCGGCGTGGCCGGCCGCAAGGGCTTCCGCGTGACTTTCGTGTATCCCGAGGCCGGGGACACCCTGCGTCCGGGGGACCTGATCTTTTCGGTGGACGGGCAGGCCCTGACGGCGTCGAACCCCGAGGACAGCTCGGAGCTGGAGACCCTCATCCGGCAGTATTCCATCGGCGGCACGGCGGAGCTGGAGGTGCGCCGGGACGGCGCCGAGGTGAAGGTTCCCGCAGTGCTGGCCCGGTCGCCCAAGACGGCGAAGGAGATGAAGCGCTACACCAACGAGACCTTCGAGTTCACAGTGCGCGACATCACCCTGCGCGACCGCACCACGGAGCGCTGGGCGGACACGCAGGAGGGCGTGCTGGTGGAGCAGGTGCAGCCCGGGGGCTGGGCGGCCCTGGGCACGCTCCAGCCGGGCGACCTGATCGTGGAGATGAACGGCGCGCCGTCGAAGGACGTGGACACGGCGAAGGAAATCATGAAGGGCGTGGAGGAGCAGGCCCAGCGGTCGCTCGTCTTCAAGGTGGTGCGCGGCATCCGGACCCTGTTTCTTGAGATGGAGCCCCGGTGGGAGAAGGCGCCCGAGAAGAAGGCGGGGGAATAG
- a CDS encoding sigma-70 family RNA polymerase sigma factor encodes MGRYQGAVFATAYYYAGRYGAAEDIAQESFWAAYRSLRQLNNPGEFGAWLKGITTRTAANWLRKNLSRVRSEVSLPPRVTLSFEDGGRGPETEATAAEELERVFRAVDALPERYRLPVILRYMQELSHEEIARFTGETPEEVRGVLHRALAQLREALGDTQKVRERTWRRANG; translated from the coding sequence GTGGGACGGTACCAAGGGGCGGTATTCGCCACGGCCTACTACTATGCGGGCCGGTACGGTGCGGCGGAGGACATTGCGCAGGAAAGTTTTTGGGCGGCCTACCGGTCGCTGAGACAGTTGAACAACCCTGGAGAATTCGGGGCGTGGCTCAAGGGGATCACCACGCGCACGGCGGCGAACTGGCTTCGGAAGAACCTGTCCCGTGTGCGGAGTGAGGTTTCCCTGCCGCCGCGGGTGACGCTGTCCTTCGAGGACGGCGGGCGTGGCCCCGAGACGGAGGCGACGGCGGCGGAGGAGCTGGAGCGCGTTTTTCGCGCGGTGGACGCCCTTCCGGAGCGGTATCGCCTTCCGGTGATTCTCCGGTACATGCAGGAATTAAGCCACGAGGAAATCGCGCGGTTCACGGGGGAGACCCCGGAGGAGGTGCGCGGCGTGCTTCACCGGGCGCTCGCGCAGCTTCGCGAGGCCCTTGGCGACACCCAGAAAGTTAGGGAACGGACTTGGCGACGTGCGAACGGGTAA
- a CDS encoding class I mannose-6-phosphate isomerase, translating into MTRYTVPELLPFAPAYFERIWGGFRLAPSASGTPIGEAWLVSDHAECQSVVSAGPHAGRTLGELVREYGTALLGTAARTARDGRFPLLLKLIDTADLLSVQVHPDDATAAALGEADGGKTEMWHVLEATPDSRIYCGLVPGGDASAFRSAMESGAVAPLLRSHPARPGDAYFVPAGMVHAIGKDILLAEIQQNSNVTYRVFDWNRVDAAGKPRQLHWERALAATHFDMDCTGPSPVHPLPQAGCTREMLCSCRFFTAERRHAEGETVWEKDTRSFHIVLAGAGGLDLATDAERVRLAPGTAAVVVGCVSRYSTLSADPHLVYFI; encoded by the coding sequence ATGACGCGTTATACAGTCCCTGAACTGCTGCCCTTCGCCCCCGCTTATTTCGAGCGCATCTGGGGCGGTTTCCGTCTGGCCCCCTCCGCTTCCGGCACGCCCATCGGCGAGGCGTGGCTGGTGTCGGACCACGCGGAATGCCAGAGTGTGGTCTCCGCCGGCCCCCACGCCGGGCGCACTTTGGGGGAGCTGGTCCGGGAATACGGCACGGCGCTGCTTGGAACGGCGGCGCGTACCGCGCGGGACGGGCGGTTTCCCCTGCTGCTGAAACTGATTGACACGGCGGACCTGCTTTCGGTGCAGGTGCATCCGGACGACGCGACGGCGGCTGCGCTGGGGGAGGCCGACGGCGGCAAGACGGAAATGTGGCATGTGCTGGAGGCGACCCCGGACAGCCGCATCTATTGCGGCCTGGTGCCCGGCGGGGACGCCTCCGCCTTCCGTTCGGCGATGGAATCCGGTGCGGTGGCGCCGCTGCTGCGGTCCCACCCGGCGCGGCCGGGGGACGCGTATTTCGTCCCGGCGGGCATGGTCCACGCCATCGGAAAGGACATTCTGCTGGCGGAAATCCAGCAGAATAGCAATGTGACCTACCGGGTGTTCGACTGGAACCGGGTGGATGCCGCCGGGAAGCCCCGGCAACTGCATTGGGAAAGGGCCCTCGCGGCGACGCATTTCGACATGGACTGCACCGGCCCCTCCCCTGTTCACCCCCTGCCCCAAGCCGGTTGCACGAGGGAGATGTTGTGCTCATGCCGGTTCTTCACGGCCGAACGGCGTCATGCGGAGGGGGAAACCGTGTGGGAGAAGGACACCCGGAGTTTTCACATCGTTCTGGCGGGGGCCGGGGGGCTCGATCTGGCCACCGACGCGGAGCGGGTGCGCCTGGCACCGGGGACAGCGGCCGTGGTGGTGGGGTGCGTCTCCCGGTATTCCACCCTGTCGGCGGATCCGCATCTGGTATATTTCATCTAG